A part of Acropora palmata chromosome 8, jaAcrPala1.3, whole genome shotgun sequence genomic DNA contains:
- the LOC141890468 gene encoding MAM and fibronectin type III domain-containing protein 2-like gives MKLSLIAIVIFFAELLHAYKHSCREDLQDSFGHLNITYSARFSPDCTWTIRNSGISEPVAIVSIEEVQFGYCRGYIKVFDGSGAQIFTREGCHENHSSNAFLEIAFQESQNVTIQVSLKNNQSYASWLWYP, from the exons ATGAAATTGAGTCTGATAGCAATCG ttattttttttgctgaactTCTCCACGCTTACAAACACA GTTGCAGAGAAGATTTACAAGATTCCTTCGGTCATCTGAACATCACTTACAGCGCAAGGTTTTCTCCTGATTGTACATGGACAATCAGAAACTCTGGAATATCCGAACCAGTGGCAATCGTGTCGATAGAAGAAGTCCAGTTTGGTTATTGCAG GGGATACATCAAAGTTTTTGATGGTAGTGGAGCACAGATTTTCACACGAGAAGGATGTCACGAGAATCATTCTTCGAACGCGTTTCTCGAAATAGCATTTCAAGAATCACAAAACGTCACAATTCAAGTCTCACTTAAAAACAATCAAAGCTACGCGAGTTGGTTATGGTATCCTTGA